In one window of Myxocyprinus asiaticus isolate MX2 ecotype Aquarium Trade chromosome 43, UBuf_Myxa_2, whole genome shotgun sequence DNA:
- the LOC127433858 gene encoding superoxide dismutase [Cu-Zn]-like yields MEAKKAVCVLKGTGEVTGTVYFDQEDEKAPVKVTGEITGLTKGKHGFHVHAFGDNTNGCISAGPHFNPHNKNHGGPDDQERHIGDLGNVTAGDDGVAKIDIVDKHLTLHGQHSIIGRTMVIHEKEDDCGKGGNEESLKTGNAGGRLACGVIGIAQ; encoded by the exons ATGGAAGCAAAAAAGGCTGTTTGCGTGCTCAAAGGCACTGGGGAAGTGACCGGCACCGTCTATTTTGACCAAGAG GATGAAAAAGCTCCAGTGAAGGTCACTGGTGAAATCACTGGCCTTACAAAAGGAAAGCATGGCTTCCACGTTCATGCTTTTGGAGACAACACAAATG GCTGTATCAGTGCAGGGCCACACTTCAACCCCCACAATAAGAATCATGGTGGACCCGATGACCAAGAGAG ACACATTGGTGACCTTGGTAACGTGACAGCTGGTGATGATGGTGTTGCAAAAATCGACATTGTGGACAAACATCTGACACTGCATGGGCAACACTCCATTATTGGAAGGACCATGGTG ATTCACGAGAAGGAGGATGACTGTGGTAAAGGAGGTAATGAGGAAAGTCTTAAAACTGGCAACGCTGGAGGTCGTCTGGCCTGTGGGGTTATAGGCATCGCCCAGTGA
- the LOC127433845 gene encoding SR-related and CTD-associated factor 4-like — protein sequence MDAVNAFNHELFSLMDTKPPISRAKMVNITKSAIKAIKLYKHVVQIVEKFIKKCKPEYKVPGLYVVDSIVRQSRHQFGADKDVFGPRFTKNFTGTFENLCLCPIEDRSKIVRVLNLWQKNGVFKIEVIQPLLDMAAASSSSTELDNGPDGASPVSPVREQESHPVMESNSIAAAVPQLQNTDAFAAVAQLIQSSQGQQLQQILQNFQPPGKPQSPAVDNSRSQLHLQAQPTTAASTITQQHIHHTPQPVDKKATFDKKLLDRFDYDDEPEAGEETKKDETPSVQPNIGFPEQNTAGFPPANQMQHFHQHIMGISQHQQGVLAANGQVQGFGPVASQPFPGMMPQMGQQHEAFPPQNDTFNQLMAGHQHQEISMNSDASARNCPDGKRSRSRSGSRSPKRRRSRSNSRSRRMRHRRSRSRSRERRRQSPRSRSQERRDRERERERRQKGLPPVKNNTLSVCSTTLWVGQLDKRTQQQDVACLLEEFGPIDSINMIPPRGCAYIVMIHRQDAYWALQKLSRGPYKVSQKAIKIAWALNKGIKPEFKQHWDVELGVTYIPWSNIKMEDLHVFREGGMLDPDSLAPEWRGSLSELEKAEELSQNGRPVGKVEESPALVPMQPQVPPVQPMGGVGVPPPGFPGPMNIPPPSFPPGVPPPPGPFIRPGFNPMQMPPGFLPPGAMPHMGTAGPPPPTAGINMPPVGKSVEDMSSDPAGFGPRINNNGTDGFNSGNQVPPGGPPGMGMQSPPGLLGPRPGMMPLQRPPGMPPPHMQRFPMPLPRPGMPPMPPQMMPPRGPPQMMHRKPPPRACGMPPPPHGMRGPFPPPGPPFMRPCGPRPEGPDNHEGRPFRGERPGLGRGRDREQDWFGGRQPYSEGRGGERSEGRERFGGWHEEPEKQGGWDRERERRDWGRSPEGERDRERERGRDVEERSRRSFGSKDREPGTRERSTRWDRDDRLDRLGKTSEEPNERLQDSAATTNEPNANSTKELPKAKSDVPNTSTEATADSESSESSVAENKSAEQTHIEES from the exons ATGGATGCCGTCAACGCTTTTAACCATGAG TTGTTCTCCTTGATGGACACCAAGCCTCCCATCTCAAGGGCCAAGATGGTCAACATCACCAAATCTGCCATAAAAGCCATTAAA TTATACAAACATGTTGTCCAAATTGTGGAAAAATTCATAAAGAAG TGCAAGCCTGAGTACAAAGTCCCGGGTCTTTATGTAGTGGACTCCATTGTGAGGCAGTCCCGCCATCAGTTTGGAGCAGACAAAGATGTTTTTGGGCCCCGGTTTACCAAAAACTTCACAGGGACATTTGAGAATCTGTGCTTGTGTCCCATAGAGGATCGG AGTAAGATAGTGAGAGTTTTGAACCTGTGGCAGAAGAATGGAGTATTTAAAATCGAGGTTATTCAGCCTCTCTTGGACATGGCTGCTGCATCCAGCAGCTCAACGGAGTTGGACAACGGCCCTGATGGGG CATCTCCAGTGTCTCCTGTGAGAGAACAGGAGTCTCATCCAGTTATGGAGTCAAACTCCATTGCAGCAGCTGTGCCTCAGCTTCAGAACACGGATGCCTTTGCAGCTGTTGCTCAGCTAATTCAGTCCTCTCAAGGACAGCAG CTTCAGCAAATACTTCAGAACTTTCAGCCTCCGGGGAAACCTCAGTCTCCAGCTGTGGACAACAGTAGGAGTCAACTCCACCTGCAGGCCCAGCCAACGACTGCTGCCTCCACCATCACACAGCAGCACATCCATCACACACCACAACCTGTGGATAAGAAAGCCACCTTCGATAAG AAACTTTTGGACCGCTTTGACTATGATGACGAGCCAGAAGCCGGAGAGGAAACCAAGAAGGATGAAACGCCATCTGTTCAACCTAACAT TGGATTTCCTGAGCAGAACACTGCAGGCTTTCCTCCTGCCAATCAGATGCAGCACTTCCATCAACATATTATGGGCATATCACAACACCAACAG GGTGTTCTTGCTGCAAACGGACAGGTCCAAGGGTTTGGTCCTGTGGCCTCTCAGCCCTTTCCAGGTATGATGCCTCAGATGGGGCAGCAACATGAGGCTTTCCCTCCCCAGAATGACACCTTCAATCAGCTCATGGCTGGACATCAACATCAG GAAATTTCAATGAATTCAGACGCATCTGCAAGGAATTGCCCAGATGGGAAGAGGTCAAGGTCACGCTCTGGGTCAAG atctCCAAAAAGGAGACGGTCTCGTTCAAATTCCCGCAGCAGACGGATGCGGCACCGGCGATCTCGCTCACGTTCTCGAGAACGCCGGCGGCAGTCGCCTCGCTCTCGCTCTCAGGAaagaagagatagagagagggaaCGAGAGCGAAGACAGAAAGGCCTTCCTCCGGTTAAGAATAACACACTCAGTG TGTGCAGTACAACTCTATGGGTGGGTCAGCTGGATAAGAGGACGCAGCAGCAGGACGTGGCCTGTTTACTAGAGGAGTTTGGACCGATAGATTCAATTAAT ATGATTCCTCCTCGTGGTTGTGCCTACATTGTCATGATCCATCGTCAGGATGCCTATTGGGCCCTGCAGAAGCTTAGCAGAGGTCCATACAAAGTCAGCCAGAAAGCCATTAAG ATTGCCTGGGCTCTAAATAAGGGCATTAAGCCCGAGTTTAAGCAGCACTGGGACGTAGAGTTGGGTGTTACCTACATACCGTGGTCCAACATCAAGATGGAGGATTTGCATGTGTTCAGAGAAGGAGGGATGCTGGACCCTGACTCTCTTGCACCAG AGTGGAGAGGCTCTCTGAGTGAGTTGGAGAAGGCTGAAGAGTTGTCTCAGAATGGCAGGCCTGTGGGAAAGGTGGAGGAGTCTCCAGCTCTAGTACCTATGCAG CCTCAGGTTCCTCCTGTCCAGCCAATGGGAGGTGTCGGTGTTCCTCCGCCAGGATTCCCAGGACCCATGAATATCCCACCCCCCTCATTCCCACCTGGGGTTCCCCCACCCCCGGGGCCCTTTATACGGCCTGGCTTTAACCCCATGCAGATGCCACCTG GATTTCTCCCCCCGGGTGCCATGCCTCATATGGGAACTGCTGGGCCTCCCCCACCCACAGCAGGGATCAACATGCCACCAG TTGGCAAATCAGTTGAAGACATGTCGAGTGATCCAGCAGGTTTTGGCCCAAGAATCAACAATAATGGAACAGATGGCTTCAACTCAG GAAACCAGGTGCCTCCTGGAGGTCCACCAGGGATGGGCATGCAGTCTCCACCAGGTCTTCTAGGTCCACGGCCAGGAATGATGCCTCTACAGCGGCCCCCAGGGATGCCACCTCCACACATGCAGCGTTTCCCCATGCCACTTCCCCGCCCTGGCATGCCACCTATGCCTCCACAGATGATGCCACCCAGAGGCCCACCTCAGATGATGCACCGCAAGCCTCCACCCAGGGCCTGTGGCATGCCGCCCCCTCCCCACGGCATGAGGGGACCCTTCCCTCCTCCTGGACCTCCCTTTATGAGACCCTGCGGTCCAAGACCTGAAGGACCAGATAATCACGAGGGAAGACCGTTCAGGGGTGAGCGCCCCGGCTTAGGAAGGGGAAGAGATCGGGAGCAGGACTGGTTCGGAGGGCGCCAACCTTACAGTGAAGGTCGTGGAGGGGAGAGGTCGGAAGGCCGTGAGCGATTCGGGGGCTGGCATGAGGAGCCAGAAAAGCAAGGAGGgtgggatagagagagagaacgtAGGGACTGGGGTAGGAGTCCGGAAGGAGAGAGGGATCGAGAAAGAGAGCGAGGAAGGGACGTTGAAGAACGTAGTAGGCGCTCGTTTGGGAGCAAAGACAGAGAGCCAGGGACTCGAGAGAGAAGCACACGCTGGGACAGGGATGATAGACTCGATCGGTTGGGTAAAACCAGCGAAGAGCCCAATGAGAGACTTCAAGACAGTGCAGCGACTACCAATGAACCCAATGCAAACTCAACTAAAGAACTTCCTAAAGCCAAGTCAGATGTTCcaaacacttccactgaagccaCAGCAGACTCTGAATCCTCAGAATCCTCGGTAGCAGAGAACAAATCTGCCGAACAAACCCATATTGAAGAGTCATAG